One region of Geminocystis sp. M7585_C2015_104 genomic DNA includes:
- a CDS encoding Crp/Fnr family transcriptional regulator gives METQEFSETFPLFHNLETETLEWLLSMTETESYDPQEILFSEESWGRGVDFIVSGWVKLENVRGEERNTIEIIGPGGFVGEAAILGNVASGSRVVAISPVESLTIPAQRFLQILHQDIQIQHRLLKLMVEKVGEYQRYCQFYRQPPKVRLATVLISLADKYGETGQRGIELFNFPRQDLASLAQLSLDECLQVMAKFENKGIIATDEDSERLLLCNIKQLHHIVGKLGGD, from the coding sequence ATGGAGACACAAGAGTTTAGTGAAACTTTTCCCCTGTTCCACAATCTGGAAACAGAAACCCTTGAATGGCTTTTATCCATGACAGAAACGGAAAGTTATGACCCTCAGGAAATATTATTTTCAGAGGAAAGTTGGGGTAGGGGTGTAGACTTTATCGTTTCCGGATGGGTCAAATTGGAAAATGTCCGTGGAGAGGAGAGAAATACAATAGAAATTATAGGGCCAGGGGGTTTTGTGGGGGAAGCGGCCATCCTAGGCAATGTCGCCAGTGGCAGTCGAGTGGTAGCCATCTCCCCTGTGGAATCCCTGACAATTCCCGCCCAACGCTTCTTACAAATCCTCCATCAGGATATCCAAATTCAACATCGTCTCTTGAAACTAATGGTGGAAAAGGTGGGGGAGTATCAAAGATATTGTCAATTCTATCGTCAGCCACCCAAAGTAAGACTAGCTACGGTTTTGATTTCCCTGGCGGATAAATACGGTGAAACTGGCCAAAGGGGCATCGAGCTTTTTAATTTCCCCCGTCAGGATTTAGCTTCCCTAGCCCAATTGAGTTTGGATGAATGTTTGCAGGTGATGGCCAAGTTTGAAAACAAGGGAATAATAGCTACAGATGAGGATTCCGAGCGCCTGCTACTTTGTAACATCAAACA
- a CDS encoding CO2 hydration protein: MVATTLPPSKHPLAEYIHRLERGGALLQDSPENVMEVVGILKAYGIVLDAYWRNLTYIAEHQFLVLFPFFKYFNGEFSWKKLLRHWWHKRINYEYAEYCMRLMLWHGGGKLEEYLETGEFKQLCEEAIRAKIGDNPGLVGLHKLFPQFFPEQVKMLVYYSALGQFWEVMAGIFLTLSDRYDRGEIKTIPDVVQHILNGLVVAAKKPITYGVVIKGERYNLLPKSAGLTFLMDVAVPYVEAVFFRGAPFPGTVSYNAQANQIPVDQASFNYGALYADPLPIGSAGIPPTLLMQDMGHYLPDYLREYYRQTPRKEKDLLVKICISFQKSMYCVTTAAIKGLAPYPLDTDKLEEKIANRRYLEQWMNRFLTSRILDVNQSNIGTLIRTRFSGKGG; the protein is encoded by the coding sequence ATGGTAGCAACAACTCTTCCACCATCCAAGCATCCTTTAGCCGAATATATCCACCGTTTGGAAAGGGGGGGAGCCCTTTTACAAGATTCCCCGGAAAATGTGATGGAGGTGGTAGGAATTTTAAAGGCCTATGGCATAGTTTTAGACGCTTATTGGCGCAATCTCACTTATATTGCTGAACATCAATTTTTAGTACTATTTCCCTTTTTCAAGTACTTTAATGGGGAGTTTTCCTGGAAAAAATTATTACGTCACTGGTGGCATAAGCGCATCAATTACGAGTATGCGGAATATTGCATGCGTTTGATGTTATGGCATGGGGGAGGCAAACTGGAAGAATACCTGGAAACCGGGGAGTTCAAACAACTCTGTGAGGAGGCTATAAGGGCTAAAATTGGCGATAATCCGGGGTTAGTTGGATTGCATAAACTCTTTCCCCAGTTTTTTCCCGAACAGGTAAAAATGTTGGTTTATTACTCCGCCTTGGGGCAATTTTGGGAGGTGATGGCTGGAATATTTCTCACCCTGTCAGATAGATATGATAGGGGGGAGATTAAAACTATACCTGATGTAGTACAGCATATTTTAAACGGTCTAGTGGTGGCAGCCAAAAAGCCCATCACCTATGGGGTGGTGATTAAGGGGGAACGGTATAACTTACTGCCCAAAAGCGCCGGTTTGACCTTTTTGATGGATGTGGCGGTGCCATATGTGGAGGCGGTATTTTTCCGAGGCGCACCCTTTCCGGGCACAGTTTCCTACAATGCCCAAGCCAATCAAATTCCCGTAGATCAGGCGTCATTCAACTATGGTGCCCTTTATGCTGATCCCCTGCCCATAGGGAGTGCGGGGATTCCCCCTACCCTGTTAATGCAAGATATGGGTCATTATCTCCCGGATTATTTGCGGGAATACTATCGTCAAACCCCTCGTAAAGAGAAAGACTTGTTGGTGAAAATCTGTATTAGTTTCCAAAAGTCCATGTATTGTGTCACCACTGCTGCCATAAAAGGACTGGCTCCCTATCCCCTAGACACTGATAAGCTAGAAGAAAAGATTGCCAATCGTAGATATTTGGAGCAGTGGATGAATCGTTTTCTCACCTCTCGTATTTTAGATGTAAATCAAAGTAATATAGGGACCCTAATTCGCACTCGCTTCTCGGGGAAGGGAGGTTAA
- a CDS encoding 4-hydroxybenzoate solanesyltransferase, whose protein sequence is MSQTINPSLYNLIKLLRWDKPAGRLILMIPALWALFLAAAGKPPLPLLLVVILGSIATSAAGCVINDLWDRNIDDKVERTKNRPLASRALSVKVALVVFFIFLAIAAILASYLNPLSFWLCVAAVPVIICYPLAKRFFPVPQLVLSLAWGFAVLISWTAVKPEISLDTWLLWAATVTWTMGFDTVYAMSDKEDDLRLGINSSAIFFGDWAAEAVGLFFALTAGLLAYIGLLRGFNPFFGVSWFVAVIFWVGQYVRLRTEEGDKSKYGRIFSENVWLGFILLLGMILGQI, encoded by the coding sequence ATGTCTCAGACCATTAACCCTTCCCTCTATAACCTAATTAAATTGTTGCGCTGGGACAAGCCGGCAGGAAGACTGATTTTGATGATCCCCGCCCTGTGGGCACTGTTTTTGGCGGCAGCGGGAAAACCCCCCCTTCCCTTGTTGCTGGTAGTCATCTTAGGGAGTATAGCCACTAGTGCCGCGGGTTGTGTTATCAATGACCTGTGGGATCGTAACATTGATGACAAGGTGGAAAGGACTAAAAATCGACCCCTTGCCTCCCGCGCTTTATCAGTAAAGGTGGCTCTTGTCGTCTTTTTTATCTTTCTGGCCATAGCCGCCATTTTGGCCTCCTATCTAAACCCCCTCAGCTTCTGGTTGTGTGTGGCGGCAGTGCCCGTTATTATTTGCTATCCCTTGGCCAAAAGGTTTTTCCCCGTACCCCAGCTGGTATTATCACTGGCTTGGGGCTTTGCCGTGTTGATCAGCTGGACTGCTGTTAAACCCGAAATATCTTTGGATACTTGGCTACTCTGGGCAGCTACAGTCACCTGGACAATGGGATTCGATACCGTATATGCCATGAGTGACAAAGAAGACGACCTAAGACTGGGCATCAATTCCAGTGCCATTTTCTTTGGAGATTGGGCCGCCGAGGCAGTCGGTCTATTCTTCGCTCTCACTGCAGGTTTATTGGCCTATATTGGACTTTTAAGGGGGTTTAACCCATTCTTTGGGGTCAGCTGGTTTGTGGCCGTGATTTTTTGGGTGGGACAATATGTCCGTCTCCGCACAGAGGAGGGTGACAAGAGTAAATATGGGCGTATTTTTAGCGAGAATGTATGGCTCGGTTTCATCCTCCTTTTGGGGATGATTTTAGGGCAAATATAG
- a CDS encoding pantothenate kinase, with product MKDWLGLMIGNSRLHWGLFRDNRLAKTWNTFQAESLAELNTVVEDEELKECLRAQIPLYFASVVPSATKMYLSLPQARIIDCSLIPLKNTYPSLGCDRILTLWGGGCKYGFPCLVIDSGTALTFSGADAQRRFRGGAILPGVKLQLQALFFHTASLPEVEIMADLTPRWATNTPCAIQSGVIYTITAGIRDFAEDWLKQYPCSKVIFTGGDALLLSHYFRRIYPDFQADIVVDPNLIFLGMWEYVSLLDSPF from the coding sequence ATGAAAGACTGGTTGGGTTTAATGATTGGCAATTCCCGTCTCCACTGGGGTTTGTTTCGCGACAATCGTCTGGCCAAAACCTGGAATACTTTTCAGGCAGAATCCTTGGCGGAATTGAATACAGTAGTGGAGGATGAGGAGTTAAAAGAGTGTCTGCGGGCGCAAATCCCTCTTTACTTCGCCTCGGTAGTGCCTTCTGCTACCAAGATGTATTTATCTTTACCACAGGCGAGAATCATTGACTGTAGCCTTATCCCCCTCAAAAATACCTATCCTAGTTTGGGCTGCGATCGCATTTTGACCCTGTGGGGAGGGGGTTGTAAGTATGGTTTCCCCTGTTTAGTGATCGACAGTGGTACAGCCCTAACCTTCTCCGGCGCCGATGCCCAAAGACGCTTCCGGGGAGGGGCCATTTTGCCGGGGGTAAAGCTACAACTCCAGGCATTGTTTTTCCACACCGCCTCTCTCCCCGAAGTGGAAATCATGGCCGACTTAACCCCCCGTTGGGCCACCAATACCCCTTGTGCCATTCAAAGTGGTGTCATTTATACCATTACCGCGGGCATTAGGGACTTTGCCGAGGACTGGTTAAAGCAGTACCCCTGTAGTAAGGTAATTTTCACTGGTGGCGATGCCCTTCTTTTGTCTCACTATTTTCGCCGTATTTATCCCGACTTCCAAGCTGACATTGTTGTGGATCCAAATCTAATCTTTTTGGGTATGTGGGAGTATGTGTCTCTTTTAGATTCCCCCTTTTAA
- the trmD gene encoding tRNA (guanosine(37)-N1)-methyltransferase TrmD: MRIDIITLFPDFFTSPLSYGVMGRAIKKNIAIVNLVNPRDFTTDKHRQVDDEPYGGGAGMVLKPEPIFAAVESLPVIQPREVILMSPQGQTLNQPLLKELAYNYKQLVIICGHYEGVDERVQHIVTREISLGDFVLTCGEIPALALINGVIRLLPGAVGKAESIRSDSFEDGLLDYPHYTRPAVFRGWEVPAVLLSGNHQKIAQWRREKQLEITRKKRPDLLAKWEQSQQCNNNNK; encoded by the coding sequence GTGCGAATCGACATAATTACTCTTTTCCCAGACTTTTTCACCTCTCCCCTCAGCTATGGAGTAATGGGCAGGGCTATTAAGAAGAACATTGCCATTGTCAATTTGGTCAACCCCCGCGATTTTACCACAGACAAACACCGTCAGGTGGACGATGAGCCCTATGGGGGAGGTGCGGGGATGGTATTAAAACCCGAGCCTATTTTCGCGGCAGTGGAGTCTCTGCCCGTCATCCAGCCAAGGGAGGTCATTTTGATGAGCCCCCAGGGTCAAACCCTCAATCAACCCCTTTTAAAAGAACTGGCATACAATTATAAACAACTAGTGATCATCTGTGGCCATTATGAGGGGGTAGACGAAAGGGTACAACATATAGTGACAAGGGAAATCTCTCTGGGGGATTTTGTGCTAACCTGTGGGGAAATCCCCGCCCTAGCTTTGATTAACGGTGTCATCCGACTTCTCCCCGGCGCTGTGGGAAAGGCTGAGTCCATAAGGTCAGATAGCTTTGAAGATGGATTGTTAGACTACCCCCACTATACCCGTCCAGCGGTTTTCAGGGGATGGGAGGTGCCCGCCGTCTTATTGTCAGGGAATCATCAGAAGATTGCCCAGTGGCGTCGGGAGAAGCAGTTGGAAATAACGAGGAAGAAACGACCAGACTTATTGGCCAAGTGGGAACAATCTCAACAGTGCAATAATAATAACAAATAA
- a CDS encoding cyanophycinase, producing MRQYYRDSILVIGGAEDKVHGKEILTTFWRCAGGEEAIIGIIPSASREPTIIGERYASIFSDMGVKDVMILDVRDRFQGEDPEYQGYVERCTGIFMTGGDQLRLCGLLADTPLMERIRQRVKLGEITLAGTSAGAAVMGHHMIAGGGSGESPNRALVDMAMGLGIIPEIIVDQHFHNRNRMARLLAAISSHPERLGVGIDEDTCALFHGEYLEVLGKGTVTIVDAKAMSHTNQGKVPAEAPLALHNLRLHILAHGDRYNLKTHTPVPAQDYL from the coding sequence ATGAGGCAATACTATCGAGACTCCATTTTAGTAATCGGGGGTGCAGAGGATAAAGTCCATGGCAAGGAAATTCTCACAACCTTCTGGCGTTGTGCAGGGGGAGAAGAGGCCATCATCGGCATTATTCCCTCCGCCTCCAGGGAACCTACTATTATAGGGGAGCGCTACGCCAGTATTTTTAGCGACATGGGGGTAAAAGATGTAATGATTCTAGATGTGCGGGATCGTTTTCAGGGGGAAGATCCAGAATATCAGGGGTATGTGGAAAGGTGTACAGGCATATTTATGACGGGGGGAGATCAATTACGTCTCTGCGGTTTATTGGCAGACACACCCCTGATGGAAAGAATACGCCAAAGGGTGAAATTAGGGGAAATTACCCTGGCAGGCACCAGTGCAGGGGCAGCAGTAATGGGACACCATATGATAGCCGGCGGTGGTAGTGGCGAGTCTCCCAATCGAGCCCTGGTAGATATGGCCATGGGGCTGGGTATAATCCCAGAGATCATCGTGGATCAGCACTTTCACAATCGCAATCGCATGGCTAGACTCCTGGCAGCCATTTCCAGCCATCCGGAAAGACTAGGGGTGGGGATAGATGAGGACACCTGCGCCCTGTTCCACGGCGAGTACCTAGAGGTTTTGGGGAAGGGCACAGTGACCATTGTGGATGCCAAGGCCATGAGTCATACAAATCAGGGTAAAGTGCCGGCAGAAGCTCCCCTGGCTCTCCACAATCTTCGTCTTCACATTTTGGCCCATGGGGATCGCTACAATCTAAAAACCCATACCCCCGTGCCCGCTCAAGACTATCTCTAA